A genomic stretch from Falco naumanni isolate bFalNau1 chromosome 4, bFalNau1.pat, whole genome shotgun sequence includes:
- the IP6K2 gene encoding inositol hexakisphosphate kinase 2, with the protein MSPAFGAMEVEHYSKGVLLEPFVHQVGGHSCVLRFNDKTICKPLIQREHQFYETLPTEMRKFTPQYEGVVSVSFEEDEDGNLCLIAYPLNGDHDNLENLDNSDCEPKSKLLRWTNKKTMLLENEKISKEWVRQHRKEEKMKSHKLEEEFEWLKKSEVLYYTVEKKGNVSSQFKHHNPWSMKCHQQQLQRMKENAKHRNQYKFILLENLTSRYEVPCVLDLKMGTRQHGDDASEEKKANQIRKCQQSTSAVIGVRVCGMQVYQAGTGQLMFMNKYHGRKLSVQGFKEALYQFFHNGKYLRRELFESVIKKLTELKAVLEKQESYRFYSSSLLIIYDGKERQEVAVDSDPEDLEDLSEESSDESAGAYAYKPTASTVDVRMIDFAHTTCKYYGEDSVVHEGQDTGYVFGLQNLIDIIKEIRDESSE; encoded by the exons ATGAGCCCAGCATTTGGAGCTATGGAAGTGGAGCACTATTCCAAGGGAGTTCTGCTCGAGCCTTTTGTCCACCAGGTTGGAGGACACTCCTGTGTCCTCCGGTTTAATGACAAGACCATCTGTAAACCCCTTATTCAGAGGGAACACCAGTTCTATGAGACTCTCCCAACAGAAATGCGTAAATTCACTCCGCAATATGAGG GTGTGGTGTCGGTGAGCTTTGAAGAGGATGAAGATGGAAACTTGTGTCTAATAGCATATCCATTAAATGGGGACCATGATAACTTAGAAAACTTAGATAATTCTGACTGTGAACCCAAAAGTAAGCTGTTGCGATGGACTAACAAAAAGACAATGTTGTTAGAAAATGAGAAGATATCTAAGGAATGGGTCCGACAGCataggaaagaggaaaaaatgaaaag TCACAAATTGGAGGAAGAATTTGAGTGGCTGAAGAAATCTGAAGTCTTGTATTACACTgtagagaaaaaaggaaatgtcagtTCACAGTTTAAACACCATAATCCTTGGAGCATGAAATGTCACCAGCAGCAGTTACAGCGGATGAAGGAAAACGCAAAACACCGGAATCAATATA AATTCATTTTGCTGGAAAACCTAACATCTCGATATGAAGTACCCTGTGTGTTGGACCTTAAGATGGGAACCCGACAGCATGGAGATGATGCATCAGAAGAGAAGAAGGCTAATCAGATTCGCAAGTGTCAGCAGAGTACATCAGCTGTTATTGGAGTACGAGTTTGTGGCATGCAG GTCTACCAGGCAGGCACTGGCCAGCTAATGTTCATGAACAAATACCACGGAAGAAAACTCTCAGTCCAAGGATTTAAAGAAGCACTTTACCAGTTCTTTCATAACGGCAAATACCTGCGCAGGGAACTCTTTGAATCTGTCATTAAAAAACTGACTGAACTCAAGGCTGTCCTAGAGAAACAGGAGTCTTACCGCTTCTATTCGAGCTCCTTGCTGATAATTTATGATggaaaggaaaggcaggaggTTGCTGTCGACTCAGACCCAGAGGACTTAGAGGACCTTTCAGAGGAGTCTTCAGATGAGTCAGCAGGAGCATATGCCTACAAACCAACTGCTAGTACTGTTGATGTCCGTATGATAGACTTTGCCCATACAACCTGCAAATACTATGGAGAAGATAGTGTGGTGCATGAGGGCCAAGATACGGGTTATGTTTTTGGACTTCAGAATTTAATAGatattattaaagaaataagagACGAAAGTAGCGAATAA